One part of the Rutidosis leptorrhynchoides isolate AG116_Rl617_1_P2 chromosome 1, CSIRO_AGI_Rlap_v1, whole genome shotgun sequence genome encodes these proteins:
- the LOC139870136 gene encoding uncharacterized protein → MDGGLGSKSNSFRAPYPGIWHNIILAGNVLEDIGITFRSSFYKTVRDGSSTSFWRDNWIGEGRLCNLFPRLFRLEKFKEALVKDRIDMTAPTLATCFDWSRHPTGRTATELNNLIILLTGYTFDQSRPDTWSWTLSQSGRFTVKELSYIIDEHALSDSFSSQATLRNKLVPKKLEIFAWRASRKRLPVRVELDKRGIDLHSIRCPLCDDDLETTDHTLVFCKHAIEVWNRVYGWWGLGNFANFSTYEIFKGITPVHMSPLGKEIFQAVEWTCAYFIWRNRNNLVFRGKMWNAPIALNEIQVRTFEWISHLLKGKRID, encoded by the coding sequence ATGGATGGGGGGTTGGGTTCGAAGAGTAATTCTTTTCGGGCCCCATATCCTGGTATTTGGCATAACATCATTTTGGCAGGTAATGTATTGGAAGATATTGGAATCACATTCAGGTCCTCTTTCTACAAAACAGTCCGAGACGGATCATCGACATCCTTCTGGAGAGACAACTGGATTGGTGAAGGCCGGCTATGCAATCTGTTCCCAAGGCTATTCAGGCTCGAAAAGTTCAAGGAGGCGTTAGTCAAGGATCGAATAGATATGACAGCACCAACTCTCGCAACTTGTTTCGACTGGTCACGACACCCAACTGGCAGAACAGCAACAGAATTAAATAATCTTATTATTTTGTTAACAGGTTACACTTTCGATCAAAGCAGGCCCGATACATGGAGTTGGACGCTATCTCAAAGTGGACGATTCACTGTCAAAGAACTCTCGTACATCATCGACGAACATGCACTATCTGATAGTTTCTCTTCCCAGGCGACTTTAAGAAACAAATTGGTTCCAAAGAAGCTGGAAATATTCGCGTGGCGGGCCTCCAGGAAAAGACTCCCGGTTAGAGTTGAGCTCGACAAAAGGGGCATCGACTTGCATAGCATTAGATGTCCATTATGTGATGACGATTTAGAAACGACGGACCACACGCTTGTCTTTTGCAAACATGCTATTGAGGTTTGGAATCGGGTTTATGGATGGTGGGGTCTTGGCAACTTTGCAAATTTTAGCACATATGAAATCTTCAAAGGCATCACACCGGTACACATGTCACCTCTTGGTAAGGAAATCTTTCAAGCGGTTGAATGGACTTGTGCTTATTTCATTTGGAGAAATCGAAACAACTTGGTCTTTCGCGGTAAAATGTGGAATGCTCCAATAGCCCTAAATGAAATTCAAGTCAGAACGTTCGAATGGATCTCCCACCTTCTCAAAGGAAAAAGAATTGATTGA